Below is a genomic region from Caulobacter rhizosphaerae.
GTTGCAGCGCCGGTTCAGAACCACGGCGCGCCAGGCCGCTCTCGATCCCGACGACGGCATCGCGCTGTGAGGCTGGGACGATGAAGGTCCAAGCCAAGGTCTTCCTGCCCGGCGACGTCGCCCGCGCCCTCGATGAGGCGGCCCGACGGATGCGCCGGTCGAAGTCGGAGATCATGGTCGCGGCCCTGGCGGCCTATCTGTCGCCGGACGGGGCTGAGGCGAGCGAGGGGGCCATCACCCGGCGCCTGGATCGGATGAGCCGGGAGATCGAGCGGCTGGAGCGGGACGTGACGATCTCGAACGAGGCGGTGGCGTTGTTCGTGCGGACTTGGTTGCGGAACGCGCCGTCGATGAGTTCCGCTGATGATCAGGCGGCTGCCGATACTGGGCGGGAGCGCTACGCCCGGTTTATCGAAACGCTGGCGCGACGGATTTCGAC
It encodes:
- a CDS encoding ribbon-helix-helix protein, CopG family encodes the protein MKVQAKVFLPGDVARALDEAARRMRRSKSEIMVAALAAYLSPDGAEASEGAITRRLDRMSREIERLERDVTISNEAVALFVRTWLRNAPSMSSADDQAAADTGRERYARFIETLARRISTGKLLRQEISADYPDGV